The following is a genomic window from Strongyloides ratti genome assembly S_ratti_ED321, chromosome : 1.
ataattaaaatacataaaataatatttatttggtttcataaacttttatatacgTTTAATAATCATTTGAAATATGATTTCTAATCTTACTCCCagtaaaacatttttttaagtgaggttaatttatagtataattatttttaaagaataaaagaaacaaaaagttttgatttagtgtaattaattaaatagttaattataataattttagaaaaacttaaatagaattttttaactattttattaaaattgcaaaaaaataataaaaatttttattcaatacttgaaaaatataacatccttttttatatttgcaTATAGAAAAACGTCGCATCCTTTAACGCAAAAGACACATTTTAATAGACGAATTTTTGAATtcaaaatatgaatattcataaaatgaCAAGGActgaaaatgattttttgCATGTACTAAATTGATCTAAGAGGATCAAAAATgagctttttttttgtgtgtAGAACacaaataattaatgaaaaagttttaaacaaaaaatgttCCCGTTTTTATTCTATTCTTAAAacagaaaaataaaataaaatacgaTATCCAGAAATTCCATGTTTTGAtagaaattcattaaatattggAGAAAAAGATTCTACTAATTTTGAAGGATTTATTCATGCTAATGaaatgatttataaatatggtgaaggaaaagaaagaaaaattattatgtgtCAGGTaagaatttataaatattttttaatatataacatattttttttaggcaCTATTAAAAGAAACTGTTGATGATACatatgatataatttttaaatatcagaTTGAAGTAATAGCAATtcttattaatgaaaatgaaataaagaaacaaaataaatgttatccttacttttcattaaatctcaaagataataattctaaaaattattcactTACAAATTAAGGTGGTCAACTTGATAagaataaatgttattatgaGTATGATTGTATACTTACTCAATTATCtacaaataaaacaaaaagttttaaattaattcattatataaattggcctaataaaagtaagtttatttaatttttaaaaaattaaacaaattatattttttttggatGTACCTTCTGacaaaaaatcttttaatggATTTCATAAAAGATTAATtgaattaaacaaaaatgattatttaatgattcaGTGTAGTTCAGGTGTAGGAAGAACTGGTACACTTGCATTAATAATCTACATGATCGATatgattaaattaaaaaaatcattcgATCCTATTAAATGCTTAGATTATGTCAGACAACGTCGCTACAAGGCTGTTCAAACTTCAAATCAATTTTTCTTTGCTCTATCTTTTCTTTATGAGCATTTCAAAAAACGGATAGTTGCTGTAAATACtgaaatatatgataaatttatgaaaTTAGTACAAACATTACttgaagaagaaaaaataactataaattaataatttatttttattataatattattttataataaattgtttggTCATGAGTACACACAAAATATTgtgtttttataattaattaaagtaaaaaataaacatttaaaaaagttttttataaaaattttttttgctatATAAGTTCTAATAATACAAACAAATGAAACTAGTTTCAcaattatataacaatttcatactaagatataaaaaaagtttgtaacaataaatatttataaaatattttacactattttattaaaatgcaTATAATTACAAGTCAAACTCTTTaaatcacttttttttaattttttcatctaACACATACTTAAAATTATCTACATATTCTTAAGAACAGTTATTATGATATCTATACCAACAATGACATATACCAAtcgtatattaaaaataataatacaaaatatatatctttaaaaatagcTTTTCTGAAAGTTTTAATTCATAACTGATACCTTCAATATTCTAATTTCTctaattatttgtaattcTTTATCATAATCTTAACATACTATATTcaacattataaatatatacactcaagatttttaattttatttaataatctttttttatttttaataaaaataataaaaatttattatttatttatgtcATCTAGTTTAAAACcaatttacaaatatataattttattttatattaaaattatacatatatattgaaaaattatttttatttactcaatacttataaaacaaatatgtaaaattttcaaaaatcaaataaagactaaaattttttatgactATTCGTTgaataatagtaattttttaccATCAACAAAAGATTAATTACAGAATTCgtatttgaattatttaaagatcAACTTGagataacattttaatattaataaaattttataaaataataccaTTTTAGTTACTACTAATTTCTATGTCGTCtagaaattaaattaattaaataatctttCAAAGATTAACTACTTCTATTACCTTAAAATTATGtctatataaagaaaattttaaataatattatttacaatatattatattattactaaaaaaaattatttttactcatgaattatcttattattttaattcttattttaaaaacttttgttatttattcaataagtatttttaatcaaCAAGGATTATTTGACTTTAACAATGATTATTacaataacaatttttataatcaacCACTAATTAATACCAGaggtttatattttaaaagaggTTTTGTTCCATTAAATCAAATGAAAATAGGTGAAGCTTATGGAGATGATTTAACACAATTTTGGCTTATATGCCATGATTGTccaaaataaaaacaatttttatttttaacatctaatattaaatatatcaatcATTTTACAATATCACACAATATCTTAATCTCTTTCattcaatttttatcaacatataatcttaaatattaaaatcaaatgtttattaataattttatatattacatttttattttaaaataaacatttaataaaataatataatttttttaatttataaataaaaactttactaaaatatatatatttatataaacaaaaacaaaatatatatatatataNNNNNNNNNNNNNNNNtttaaaaataaaataaatatttttattaagtatacaaaatattcttcaaaaattatattcatataaaatttatcttttctatatatatataaaaaatttatatcaaaaattatattaaaaataatattaaaaaaaaaaatttatttatttttcataaatacaTTGGATCATCATATGAtgatatttctaaaaaaactTGCCCCACTGtttcttctttattttttatattttttaataaatttaaattatatgaatGTTTGTCATTTTCAACACGTTCAGTAAATTTTCTTTCACcaatcatatattttttctttttttcttctttccATAATTgtatagtaaaatttttttcccaTATTATActatgaaatataaaattttcttcaaaatttaatgaatttgTTAATTTTCTTGATTTAACCCGTTGACCATTTGATTTTATAAcacaataatataaacaataattattattattaaattctttttcttcaatttcaaaatttttaacatttattctaataatacattttggacgataacattttataagtttagatggataatatatatgattattAAGACAACGAATTTTACTACAACCTTTTGTAAAAattcttaataaatattttcctGTTTCTTTTGGTGCATATGTTGAtggtattattatatatctacCTTTTTTGAGATTTTGTAAATGAAGATATGTACTTCTTGATGGTGTATAATCTGATGTTCCTATAACTTCTAATGGTTGATGTATACGACATTCTCTATTTATTTCTACCCGCATAACATATATACCAATTGTTATAAATGATTCACGTTCTTTTAATCCTTCATTTTCATCTTTTTGTGTTAATGCAAGtataatatcattatcatCACATGATATTACATCAAACATATATTGTGGATTTAAACAACATGTtgctttaaaatttaaacaaccACCAGCTCTATCATTAGGTCCACCACTTTTACTACCATTATTTGACCATTCATCTATAAATCTtgtttcaataaataatggATCTGAATATTCTGGATTTGATGTATTAAATAATCTACATACACTTATAtctgtaaaataatttataaattcattaaatgGCATCCAAAATTCTCCATCTTCTTCAACTGTTATAcctaaatcttttttttgtgtaTCTGTTACTTGATTCCATTCTTCTGATCCATCAGACCATGAACCATTCCATTCTTTTTCACCCCATGGATTTTGAAGACGTATCATCATTTTTctttcaaatttattaaaaaatttaaatgaagcATTTCTAGCATCTAAATCAATATAACGTACAGCAGTTACAGCATATGCATGTCCTTTAACTAATCCACATACTAAACTTTCTTCTATTTCTTCTTTATTTTGAgcct
Proteins encoded in this region:
- a CDS encoding Protein-tyrosine phosphatase, receptor/non-receptor type domain-containing protein, which codes for MIYKYGEGKERKIIMCQALLKETVDDTYDIIFKYQIEVIAILINENEIKKQNKCYPYFSLNLKDNNSKNYSLTN
- a CDS encoding Protein-tyrosine phosphatase, receptor/non-receptor type domain and Protein-tyrosine/Dual specificity phosphatase domain-containing protein; its protein translation is MIQCSSGVGRTGTLALIIYMIDMIKLKKSFDPIKCLDYVRQRRYKAVQTSNQFFFALSFLYEHFKKRIVAVNTEIYDKFMKLVQTLLEEEKITIN
- a CDS encoding Peptidase C2, calpain, catalytic domain and Peptidase C2, calpain, large subunit, domain III and Peptidase C2, calpain, domain III and Peptidase C2, calpain family-containing protein translates to MGKKRNLDNKRLFKNQNYEKIKAECIKKGSLFVDIEFPPTNGSLFLDDKKNSDIVWKRPGEIVMNPQLFVEGAEPNDVTQGILGNCWFVSASSALTHNKYLMKKVIPNENDQEWKEGNIYTGCFRFCFWRFGEWLEVVIDDLLPTKDGELIFARSKSTNEFWSALLEKAFAKLFGCYENLCGGQLADALLDVSGGVPETIRINKFINNSSIKGSKINKLFKHLQREFDNGALLVAAIAAQNKEEIEESLVCGLVKGHAYAVTAVRYIDLDARNASFKFFNKFERKMMIRLQNPWGEKEWNGSWSDGSEEWNQVTDTQKKDLGITVEEDGEFWMPFNEFINYFTDISVCRLFNTSNPEYSDPLFIETRFIDEWSNNGSKSGGPNDRAGGCLNFKATCCLNPQYMFDVISCDDNDIILALTQKDENEGLKERESFITIGIYVMRVEINRECRIHQPLEVIGTSDYTPSRSTYLHLQNLKKGRYIIIPSTYAPKETGKYLLRIFTKGCSKIRCLNNHIYYPSKLIKCYRPKCIIRINVKNFEIEEKEFNNNNYCLYYCVIKSNGQRVKSRKLTNSLNFEENFIFHSIIWEKNFTIQLWKEEKKKKYMIGERKFTERVENDKHSYNLNLLKNIKNKEETVGQVFLEISSYDDPMYL